The window GTctgtgtataatttttttaatggattagggtttagattttttcATTGGAATTTCGTCGAAAATTTTTTCGGAATTTCGAAATTCCGATGAaaaattttccgacgaaattccaataaaaaaatttccgACAAAATTCCgccgaaattttttttttccgaagaGTTAGAACCGACTAcctttttcgtcggaaattcgtcggctTATTCCAACGAAAATCGTCCGTAGGAAACaagctgttttcttgtagtgtcagcTTTCTGCTTTCCTCGCGCAGTCTATATAAATGATTTGGATGAGTGGGCCGATGCGAATCCTCCTCCGAGTACTATGATGATCATAGATGATCATGAGCGAATAGGATGGATAGCTTCTAACCTTTCCGACTTTGAAGATGCTGGATACAGAATTCTTCTTGCATATCCTCAGCGCACCACACCCTTACCACGTTCCTTTTCTAAACAGTGGGATTGGGATGCCTTAGTCTCTGATGAACaggagacaacaacaacaacaacaacgagcCTTGTTTATAGTCAGGGCAAGTACAATGATGAACATCCCTTGGCTTGCGAAGTATGCTTTGTTGCTGTCAAAAGCTTTGAAGATTTCACCGCCCATCTCAAGAGTGTAGAGCATGAGTATGGTGTAagcatctctctctctgtgtgcGCTGCTGCTTGTGTCATTATGCCATGTTGTTCTTATTATTGTTTATGTGTTATCAAGCAGGAGTGGGACAGGTTTGCTTGTAAAAACGGTGTGGATCGTACTATCCGTGAAAACTTGCCCTTTGGTCGATCATCAGAGGTATGTGTTATCAAATTCATCCAGTCTCATCTCAAAGttggttttttttgtaaaatctctAACACTGATTTCCACTGGCTGGAGATGGACTTGCTGCTTACGCAAGACATGGATAGACGTCTTATGAAAAGGAAGGAGCGTAGCTGCGGGCGTCGAATCAGACTTAACCCAACGCAATCCAAGGCAAGTTGGACATTTCTTTTCCTTCTGAGTCCCGCCTAATTTAGCTATGAGTTTTGATTTTACCTTGACTTGGGTTTTATTCTAAAGTATTGAAAGGAACATTTGAAGAAGGATAAGGTGGGAGAAGAAGCGAGAAGAGGGTGTTTCGATTTTCATATGCATGGTTTAATAATGTAATAAATAACGTATTGCATTTTGTTTAATCTCAAACGAAAAAGACAGTTGGTGTTGTTGCTTTAACGTTCTCTCTCCAAATTTTTGTGTCATCCATGCCTAAAGTTGTCAAAATggataaaccaaaccaaactaaaccatGTCCAAATAAAACCAATCTTCTATTGGTTATGGTTCAACCCAAACCATTTACCTAATGGTTTGGTTTAGTCTCCAACGTCGGAGCATTACGGTTGCTTGGTTGATCTCATCGGAAGAGCTGGAGTATTGGCTGACGCGCTGAATCTCGTGAAGAGTTTGCCGTTTGAGGCTGATGCTTTGGTTCTTGGTGCTCTTTTGGGTGCTTGCAAGATTCATGAGGATGCTGAGTTGGGAAATGAAGTAGGTAAACAGCTTATTGGACTGCAGCCAGAGCACTACGTGGCGTTGTCGACGTTAAAGGCTTTGGGTAACAATTGGGCAGAAGCAGAGGAGATGAGGAAGGTCATGGTAGAAGCTGGAATTCGGAAATCCCTGCATATAGTGTCTTGTCTtaatgtgttcaaaaaaaaaatgtgatgtCTTAATGTGTAGTCTCTTGCTTCTCTTAGTTCATTGTTATGGTTTGTAATATTCTTATGAGCTGAACAATAGGAGAAAGCAACACAAGTTAATATACTTCTGGTTCTCTTGCACCCTCAACACAGAACCAAAGAACCCAAGTTCTACTTAATTATAATCTTTTGCGTCCCTGACatccattattatttaaaaaaatacatcatTCGTAGAGAAacaaattatttagaaaatcttatattataacttcttttcatatttattttcttctttatattattttgattataaaatattcatattagaTGTTCTTAGTGTTCAGTGCTGGATTTTATGAGACATCATTTTCTTACTTCTCGAtcaacataaataaaagtgcttCATTCAGCAAGCCTGATACAAACTTAACCTTCAAAATACACTTAACAACATACCaaagtaaaattaaaacataaataaataagtacCATCACTCTCATTTTATTCTTTCAAGAACTCATCAACCCACAGTTCCACAACTACCACAGCCATCAGCTTAGGCCGGCGGCTTGGCAAAGATCTTCTTGGCGAATTCAGCAAGCGTTGCAGTCTCGGGCATGACAGGTTTCACAGCAGGATCGTTACAGAACCTCTCAGCCCATTTGGACAGAGAAGGAGTCTTGACCTCATCAATAAGTTTATGACCACCTGCCAACTCGGTGACTCTCAACCAAGCCAAGAAGCACCCAAACGCAATGTCGAGGTAACCGATGTGATCACCATTGAAGAATGGTTTTCCTTTGCTGCAATCGTTGAAGGCCTTCTCGAGAAGCGCGTTCCCTTCTTCCACTTGAGCTAACAcagccttcttctcttcttctccctcaGCTTTTAGGATACTTTTTAGAGAGGGAAACCACTTCATTCATGTTCAACGTCGTcacataaaaaacataaatattatctCATGACATGAAACTATAAATAAAACATGTGGATCAGGTAAAAGAGGGGAACCTTTTCATCAATGTAGGCCGCCCAGAACCGAGCGATGGCTCGATCATAAGGAGTGGAAGGTAGCATGGACGGTCCAGATGCGCTCCAAGTCTCATCAACATACTCAACGATGATGTTAGACTCACAAACCGGTTTGTCAGCATGAATCAGGACGGGAATCTTCTTGTGAACCGGGTTTGATTTAAGAAGCAACTCGCTCTTTGCTCCAAACGACTCCTGGAGGAACTCGTAGGGAACCGACTTGAGGTTTAGAGCAATCCTCGGCCTCATCACAAAAGGACTCGCCCATGCGCCGATCACCTTCACTTCGTCGCTAGCCATTTTCTCTTCAAGATCAAGAACAGAGAGAAGGACTTGGTTAAACTCGTTGAAGCTTTGGTGGTAGATGGTAGGGGATTATATGGAAGCGACGAGGGGGTAGGTAAGGTCGTAACGTAAGGCTTTCGGAATTTCATGGAGGTGACGAAGCACCAGTTAAAGTTTGACATGTGTCTTCTACGGTTGGGAAAACGTTGAAATGTTGGTGCATCACTTTATTAGGGGCGAGCGTTACATATTCACATTGTTCGGATGCGTGGTGTGAACTTGAACCATTAACACACCGACAACTGTGTCATCTTCACGTGTTCACATTTGTACTTCATGCATAGAGATAGCTTTCTCTCAATGGGACCATTTACGATATTGTGAAACAAGTGAAACTTATTTAAAGGATAGTTACGTTACGTACAATTGTACAAATCTACCATTCGAGTACATTCACTTATCCAAACACACAGGTCATACTGTCATTTAGtattgataaataataataatcattttTAGTTGCTCTATATATACGTACATTTAATATTTGTGTTGGCTAGTCATGTTTTATGTATTTGTATTGAAtgcattttttaataatttagaacATCTCCGAAAAAactttataacttcaaatataaagtttttttctcttcaaaaaaaaaacttcataacttcaaatttagaattttgagttgtgaaatttcatatttttatttatattttggtctttataattaattaaacatcatatttatgattttaagtatcttttcatttatatttttaatatttaaaacttttgtatatcataaatatttcaaaatttattttaataaattcgaaattttacacataaaattaaataaaattttaagaataaaatttataatattttgaaactagaactagacaacaagaatattacaaaagaaacttaatacaagaattttttaaaaatatacataaagacataattattatacaaatttaaatattgtaaCAACATTAATAGTCTAAAAAATTTGCTTCGAGATCTCTAAAATATTGTTCAAACAAATTTTTTGTAACCGAAGATGGAGCATTatggaaataattttatggaatagtGTGATATTTTACTTGtactttaatatttaattatatatttctatttataatttatattttagtgtaagaatttatttataaatattagtgtaatatttttatatatgtgctaattttttataataaatatatggattagtattaattatgacaaatataagaacATAGTgttcgttcacatggatcaacatCTCCCGGTGTGGTTTatagagtcaatatgagtcggtaaagttgttgacaaaaaaaagaaccatagtttaaattataaataattttgaaattaaattaaaatttttacttttgaaaaaaaacaccttcaaacttcaaatatagagttttgaaaactctaaaataaagaaattttctggagatgctcttataacGATATAACCATTTAGGCAGGTAGTTTCCATGAAATAAGTATACGTTAAAAAAGATCAAATGAGTATGGTCTAGTAGCTATCATCAAATGTAAGCTAGACGTTACTCTTTTTCATTATTTCTTTTGTGATAAGTTTTCCTTACACCAACCATCTttatacatgaaaaaaaaaagttgatcgGCTTCCAGAACAATCTCTTGAGAAGAATAGCAAATAGAATAATGCCTTTGGAAgatgcattatatatatattcactaaCTACAAACACATCATCATACAATgaattaaaaacaaactaaaGTTGAGAATAATTTCCTGAGAAACTTTAACTTAGCCTTTAGGCTTCTTTACCATATTCTGTTGAATCTATTCCCTTATCCCTGCCCTTTTCTTTGGTTGGGTGGGAGCTTTAGTGTGAGTGGGCACTTCATATTAATGATGCTTTTCAATTATGTAATATCTTCTAGGCCTTGTTTTCTGGTTAGTTTGGGACACCTACAGGGATACCTTTTTATCATATGTAATCCTCTAGGCCTTGTTTTCTGGTTAGTTTAGGACACCTACAGGGATACCTTTTTAtcacaagaaaaaaacatattgtcttaaatttattttctgttcACTTAATTACactttcaaatttatatatatccAATCATTCTTATCACCTATTTCTCAAAATAAATTAGATTGTAACCATCGCTAGCTAGTTTTAATACACACTGACAAACATGTTTTTGTATGTAAATCAAGCATATCATGATTTTTCAGCGTATTCAAAGTCGAATGTTGTgttcataaacaaaacaaaaatttgtaaatgcatataaacaaaaaaattgtaaatgcATACAGACCCCCAACCAAAAGAATCTATTATTTAAcacagaaaagaaaaactatatatacaaatattctgcctatatttgaatataaatgtACATGCAAGCATTACATATTCCTCCTCTAGCATTCACCTATATTATTAGGTTAGTCACACACTCAATTCATAAGTACTACTCACATTTCTATCTCCCTCTATCTCTGAAACATCTAGCAAATGGGTTTGAagcactcttcttcttcttcctttttcttcCTTATCCTTTTCTTCTTATTCCTTTCTTCTCAAGTCTCCTCACAAGCCTGCCTTAAAACATGCGGCCAAATACCCATCAAATACCCGCTTGGAACCGGGTCTGGTTGCGGTGACCCACGTTTCACACGTTACATCAAGTGCGACCCAGACCAACAGACTTTAACGCTCACCACCCACACAGGCTGCTACCCTATCACTTCCGTCGACTACGCCAAGCAAACCATTTACGTCACGGACTCGTCGATGTCCACGTGTGCATGTACCCGACCCAGCCAAGGATTCGGGTTGGACTGGGACGCGCCGTTTTCTTTCCACGACGACACCGTTTTTACGCTGCTGGACTGTTCTGTTGACGAATCCCCTGTTTTCAAGCCGTTAAGTAACAGTACCGGACGTGTCTCTCTATGTGACCGTCAAAGCTCCTCCATTTGCAACTTCTTGTACTCTAATTGCAGGTAAACCGAAATTCCCCTTTAACCAACATAAGTTAATCCCGGCTAGTGATTTTATCTAAACCGAAATGAAAACCGAATCAGCTTCCAATTTATCTTGGAGATATCACATAAGAGATGCTCTAAGTAACTAGTGATAGATAAAGTATATTAGATCATTTGGTATGacaaatacatatatgaatTGTAATGAACCCGGTTTACTATTGGTTTTGACTTTAGAGCATCATCTAACATCTGTTTGTTACTTAACCCGGTTTGACTTTCCGGTTTTGATAGGGCGATTAGTCTGATCAACCTCCAAGAATCAACTTGTTGCGTCTACGTACCTCTAGATCTCGGACCATCGTTTGAAATGGATCTACAGAAGCTCCGGTGCTCTTCTTACTCCGGTTTCTACAATCTTGGTCCGGCCCA of the Brassica napus cultivar Da-Ae unplaced genomic scaffold, Da-Ae ScsIHWf_109;HRSCAF=189, whole genome shotgun sequence genome contains:
- the LOC106346203 gene encoding wall-associated receptor kinase-like 15, whose protein sequence is MGLKHSSSSSFFFLILFFLFLSSQVSSQACLKTCGQIPIKYPLGTGSGCGDPRFTRYIKCDPDQQTLTLTTHTGCYPITSVDYAKQTIYVTDSSMSTCACTRPSQGFGLDWDAPFSFHDDTVFTLLDCSVDESPVFKPLSNSTGRVSLCDRQSSSICNFLYSNCRAISLINLQESTCCVYVPLDLGPSFEMDLQKLRCSSYSGFYNLGPAQESHPENWNYGIALKYKFNVFDEYPAVCGGCERSNGACGYNTQTSSFVCNCPGGINTTSDCFFLYNSASIVLPWFSREWVMYLLAWVVLWTVMSLP
- the LOC106346204 gene encoding glutathione S-transferase U17-like is translated as MASDEVKVIGAWASPFVMRPRIALNLKSVPYEFLQESFGAKSELLLKSNPVHKKIPVLIHADKPVCESNIIVEYVDETWSASGPSMLPSTPYDRAIARFWAAYIDEKWFPSLKSILKAEGEEEKKAVLAQVEEGNALLEKAFNDCSKGKPFFNGDHIGYLDIAFGCFLAWLRVTELAGGHKLIDEVKTPSLSKWAERFCNDPAVKPVMPETATLAEFAKKIFAKPPA
- the LOC106351162 gene encoding uncharacterized protein LOC106351162, which translates into the protein MNQIENMHVGEVEKAFVLWDMGNCPIPDGHDPLTVVAKIQMAVEKSGHVRRNGQISITAIGSKLTEVPGEDVMSRLSSFEISLKHSHLYINDLDEWADANPPPSTMMIIDDHERIGWIASNLSDFEDAGYRILLAYPQRTTPLPRSFSKQWDWDALVSDEQETTTTTTTSLVYSQGKYNDEHPLACEVCFVAVKSFEDFTAHLKSVEHEYGEWDRFACKNGVDRTIRENLPFGRSSEMDLLLTQDMDRRLMKRKERSCGRRIRLNPTQSKY